The Papaver somniferum cultivar HN1 chromosome 3, ASM357369v1, whole genome shotgun sequence genome includes a region encoding these proteins:
- the LOC113357316 gene encoding 1-aminocyclopropane-1-carboxylate oxidase homolog 1-like, protein MEIAGAGGEVPHNDRNKELKAFDETKAGVKGLVDAGIQKIPRIFVRTQDELTEDLAFKNEDNNKIEIPLIDLQGMDQRRKEIIDEVRVASETWGFFQLMNHGIPASVTNEMIQGVRRFHEEDVELKKQLYKKDLSRKVQFDSNFDLYKSRSANWRDTLRCLLLTPDPINPQELPDTCRDIVVDYWKHIMNLGGTLTELFSEALGLNRDHLKGMDCTQCLTLGGHYYPACPEPELTLGTTQHSDPSFFTILLQDCIGGLQILNQSCWVSVKPIPGALIVNIGDLLQLISNGKLKSAEHRVLANHVGPRVSVACFFRGSTTRLYGPIEELSDENSSVYKHTTVKDYTAHYNCKGLNRVSALDHFKL, encoded by the exons ATGGAGATTGCTGGAGCAGGCGGAGAAGTTCCACATAATGATCGAAACAAAGAGTTGAAGGCCTTTGACGAAACCAAAGCTGGTGTCAAAGGACTAGTTGATGCAGGAATTCAAAAGATTCCTAGAATATTTGTCCGAACACAAGATGAGCTCACAGAGGACTTGGCTTTCAAAAATGAGGATAACAATAAAATTGAGATTCCGCTGATAGACCTGCAAGGAATGGATCAACGGCGCAAGGAGATAATTGATGAGGTTAGAGTAGCATCAGAGACTTGGGGTTTCTTTCAATTGATGAATCATGGAATTCCTGCAAGTGTGACGAACGAGATGATCCAAGGCGTACGCCGATTTCATGAGGAAGATGTAGAGCTTAAAAAACAGTTGTACAAGAAAGACCTCAGCCGAAAGGTGCAGTTTGACAGCAACTTCGATCTTTACAAATCGAGATCTGCTAATTGGAGAGATACCCTTCGGTGTCTTCTATTAACTCCTGATCCTATCAATCCACAGGAATTGCCAGACACTTGCAG GGATATAGTAGTTGACTACTGGAAGCATATCATGAATCTAGGAGGTACTCTGACTGAGTTATTTTCAGAGGCTCTGGGGCTAAACAGGGACCACCTTAAAGGCATGGACTGTACTCAATGCTTGACACTGGGTGGTCATTATTATCCAGCATGCCCAGAGCCTGAACTGACTCTAGGTACAACTCAGCATTCAGACCCAAGTTTCTTCACTATTCTTCTCCAAGACTGTATTGGTGGACTACAAATTCTTAATCAGAGTTGCTGGGTTTCTGTCAAGCCTATCCCTGGTGCACTAATAGTAAATATCGGCGATCTTCTTCAG CTTATTAGTAATGGGAAGCTTAAAAGTGCAGAGCATCGAGTACTTGCTAATCACGTCGGACCACGGGTGTCAGTGGCATGTTTTTTCAGAGGAAGTACCACAAGGTTATATGGTCCAATAGAGGAGCTGTCGGATGAAAATTCCTCTGTATACAAGCATACCACTGTTAAAGATTACACTGCCCATTACAACTGTAAAGGACTTAACCGTGTTTCCGCCTTGGACCACTTCAAGCTGTGA
- the LOC113359957 gene encoding 1-aminocyclopropane-1-carboxylate oxidase homolog 1-like, with translation MSEPKELLKSTFEVVNSRKIRTRRRFPRQYKEPVVYRVSNREKCHYDRNKELKAFDETKTGVKGIVDLGIEKIPQMLVRTQDEFTEDLAYTDATRDQFQTPVIDLQGIDYRRSEIIDEIRRASMTWGFFQLVNHEIPVSVTNEMIEGIRRFHEGDIEVKKRLYVKEMMSQKVQYYSNYDLNESRSANWRDTFRCRLLNPDPIDPQLLPETCRDIIVEYWKHIMSLGDILAELFSEALGLHKDHLKCMDCTQYLGHYYPPCPEPELTMGSTKHADQSFFTILLQDQVAGLQFLHQITGLLSNPSLEP, from the exons ATGAGTGAACCTAAAGAACTGCTAAAGTCTACTTTTGAAGTAGTAAACTCCAGAAAAATTAGAACACGGAGACGATTTCCAAGACAGTACAAGGAACCAGTAGTTTACAG AGTGTCCAACCGGGAGAAGTGCCACTATGATCGGAACAAAGAGTTGAAGGCCTTTGACGAAACAAAAACTGGTGTCAAAGGAATAGTTGATTTGGGAATTGAAAAGATTCCTCAAATGCTTGTCCGGACACAAGATGAGTTCACCGAGGACTTGGCATATACAGATGCTACAAGGGATCAGTTTCAGACTCCGGTTATTGACCTCCAGGGAATTGATTATCGACGTAGCGAGATTATCGATGAAATTAGACGTGCATCGATGACTTGGGGATTCTTTCAACTGGTGAATCATgaaatccctgtaagtgtgaccaATGAAATGATCGAAGGCATACGTAGATTTCATGAAGGAGATATAGAGGTGAAGAAACGGTTATACGTGAAAGAAATGATGAGCCAAAAAGTACAATATTACAGTAACTATGATCTTAATGAATCAAGATCTGCTAATTGGAGGGATACGTTTCGATGTCGTTTGTTAAATCCAGATCCTATAGATCCTCAACTTTTGCCTGAAACTTGCCG GGATATAATTGTTGAGTACTGGAAGCATATTATGAGCCTAGGAGATATTCTTGCTGAGTTATTCTCAGAGGCTTTAGGACTACACAAAGACCACCTTAAATGCATGGACTGTACTCAATACTTGGGTCACTACTATCCACCATGCCCTGAGCCTGAACTGACCATGGGCTCAACAAAGCATGCGGACCAAAGTTTCTTCACAATTCTTCTCCAAGATCAGGTTGCTGGACTACAATTTCTACACCAAATCACTGGGTTACTGTCAAACCCATCACTGGAGCCTTAA